The nucleotide sequence CGGATGGTGGCCGGCGACGTGCCGGAAAGCCTGCGCGGCAAGACCCTGATCGCCCTGGACCTGGCCTCCATGGTGGCAGGCGCCAAGTACCGCGGCGAGTTTGAAGAGCGGCTCAAGGCCGTCCTCGAGGAGATCAAGAACTCCGATGGCCGCATTGTCACGTTCATCGACGAGCTGCACACCGTGGTGGGGGCCGGGGCCAGCGGTGAAAGCGCCATGGACGCCGGCAACATGCTCAAGCCGATGCTGGCCCGGGGCGAGCTGCGGCTGATCGGCGCCACCACCCTCGACGAATACCGCGAGAACATCGAGAAGGATCCCGCCCTGGAGCGCCGCTTCCAGCAGGTGTTTGTCGGGGAGCCCAGCGTGGACGACACCATCGGCATCCTCCGCGGCCTCAAGGAACGGTACGAGGCCCACCACAAGGTTGCCATCGCCGACTCCGCGCTGGTGGCCGCCGCAACGCTGTCCAACCGCTACATCTCCGGCCGCCAGCTGCCGGACAAGGCCATCGACCTCGTGGACGAGGCCGCCTCCCGCCTGCGCATGGAGATCGACTCCGCTCCGGAGGAGATTGACCAGCTCCGCCGTGCGGTGGACCGGCTCACCATGGAGGAGCTTGCCCTGCAGGGCGAGACGGACGCCGCCTCCGTGGAGCGCCTTGCTGCCCTCCGCGCGGACATGGCGGACAAGAAGGAGCAGCTGGCCGGACTGAACGCCCGGTGGGAGGCGGAGAAGGCCGGCCTGAACCGGGTGGGCGACCTGAAGGCGAAGCTGGACGAGCTGCGGTCCACCGCGGACAAGGCGCAGCGCGAGGGCGACCTGGAAACGGCATCCCGGATCCTCTACGGCGAAATCCCCGCGCTGGAGCGCGAACTGAACGATGCCGCGGAGGCCGAGGCCGCCGTCGCCGACAAGGCCGCCCTGATGGTGGCCGAGGAGGTCACCGCCAACGACATCGCCGAGGTCATCGCGGCCTGGACGGGCATTCCGGCCGGCCGCATGCTCCAGGGGGAAAGCCAGAAACTGCTGCACATGGAGGAGGAACTCGGCCGGCGGCTGATCGGCCAGTCCAAGGCCGTCACCGCAGTGTCCGACGCGGTCCGCCGCGCCCGGGCTGGCATCAGCGACCCCAACCGGCCCACCGGCTCCTTCCTGTTCCTCGGCCCCACAGGCGTCGGCAAAACCGAGCTCGCCAAGGCGCTCGCGGACTTCCTGTTCGACGACGAACGCGCCATGGTCCGGATCGACATGTCCGAATACAGCGAGAAGCACTCCGTTGCCCGCCTCGTCGGTGCGCCTCCGGGCTACGTCGGCTACGAGGAGGGCGGCCAGCTCACCGAGGCGGTCCGCCGCCGGCCCTACTCCGTGGTGCTGCTGGACGAGGTGGAGAAGGCCCACCCCGAGGTGTTCGACATCCTGCTGCAGGTTCTCGACGACGGCCGCCTCACCGACGGCCAGGGCCGCACCGTGGACTTCCGCAACGTGATCCTGGTGCTTACCTCCAACTTGGGCAGCCAGTTCCTCGTGGACCCCACTTTGGATGCGCAGGCCAAGCGCAACGCAGTGATGGCCACGGTGAACGCCAGCTTCAAGCCGGAGTTCCTCAACCGGCTGGACGAGGTGGTGCTGTTCGATCCGCTGTCCGTCGAGGAGCTGGCCCGGATCGTCGAGCTGCAGGTGGCCGAGCTGGCCAAGCGCCTGCACGAACGGCGGCTCTCGCTCGAGGTCACCGAAGGTGCGCGCGCCTGGCTGGCGATGTCCGGCTTTGACTCCGCCTACGGCGCCCGGCCGCTGCGCCGCCTCGTCCAGCGGGAAATCGGCGACAGGCTGGCCAAGGCCATCCTCGCCGGCGAAATCTCCGACGGCGACACCGTCCTGGTGGACACGGCCGCGGACCTCGGCGAACTCACCGTCGAAGGCCTGGAAGCACTGTCACGGTCCGACGGCGGTGCGCCGCTGGGCAGCGGGCTCACCGTCCGCCGCCGGGACTAGCAGGCGGGATTAGCCGCCCGGGGACATCATCAGGGCAGCAGGCTTGCCTTGATGATGTTCCCGGATGCGGTGACGTAGCAGTCCACGCGGCGGTCACCCTTGGCCCAGCTGGACGTGCTCGGATAGGCGAGGCGGTAGTTCAGGTTGTAGGCATTGGACTTCTCCGTCAGGGCCGCCGTCTGGCACGTCTCCCTGGCCTTGGTCTTCATGGCCTCACGGCCCGGGTATGCGTCACCGTCCGCGTACTGCGTGACCGCCACCAGTTGGGCCGAGTGGTCGGTGGTGCAGGCAACCACCGTGGATTTTGCCGCCTCGGGGTCGAAGTCCTTGAAGCAGTCGCCCACCCGGAAATCCAGCGGACTGACGCTGGCCAGGGGCAGGCTGGGCCTTGGTGAGGCGGCCGGTGCCGGCGGCGCGGCGGCCGTGGGATCCGCCGCCGCGGCAGGCCGGTTGGCGGACTGCATCGTGGCGGTGGCCAGGAGCGAGGTCAGAAGCCATACGAGCAGGCCGCCCACCACGAGCAGCGCGAGGACAAAGCCGATCTTCGGCAGCGTTTGCCGCATTCCAGGCTGCCTGAGCCGGGACTGGATTGAGCCGGCGAGGCTTGTGAGCCTTGATGCCGCGGGTACTGATGTGGGTTCTGCTGCGGGCTGGGCAGGTTCGGGCTTGGCAGGTTCGGGCCGGGCAGGTTGCCCGGCCTGCGCAGGTTGCTGGGAGTGCACGGCGACGGCATGGGCCGGCCCGCGTTCCCCGTCGTGGTTGGGATCGTTGTCATTCATATGGGGCGGCACCCCTTCCTGGCGTTCGCTTGGCGGTGAGCATCCGGCGCTCTGCGTTTCCGCGGTGCGGCCCCGGCGGCCAACAGCCGGATCTCCATGCCCGCTTAATTCAGTCGTTCAGGAGACTCTATCGAACAAAAAATCCCTGCACGCTTCGAATTGCCGCGGAGAAGCGGGCCACGGCGGCCACCCAAGGTCCCCGTGGCAAGCAGATGCCGCCGAAAGCATGTAATCTAGGGGTACGACAAATTGACCAATCATTCCGGGGCCTCACCATCGCCAAAGGTGACCACCTCCGGTCCAAGTACAAAAGGGGGTCACGCCATGGGGCGCGGCCGTCAAAAGGCAAAAGCTACTAAGCAGGCTCGGGACATCAAGTACTACTCCCCGAACACCGATTATTCGGCCCTACAGCGCGAGCTCACGGGTCCGGGCAGTCGTGCCACGAGCCATTTCGCGAATGAACCGGCCGAGCCGGACTATTCAGCTTACGTGGATAAGTACGCGGACGATTTGGATGAAGACGACGACGAGGTAGACAGCCGTCGCATCGGTTAGTTGCTGCCGCTGACCTGCCGCAAGGCAGTACGCTGTACGCCGCCGTCGTGCACCTCCCGGGCAATTCCCGCATTCGGGCTGCCCGCTTCCCTCCCTGACCCGGATATCTGGCCTTAGCCAGAAACCTGGGGCAGAGGGATCCGTCCGGTGTCACCACAGCTACTAAGGCCCGCCGGGCTCGCCAGTCTTTGGCGTGCCCGGCGGGCCTTTGGCATCGGCCGTGAATCCCGTCGAAACCGCGCCCCTGAGGAATTAGGCTGGGAGGAATTCAGCCAACGAAAGGGGCACGGACGCATGGTGCAGCGCAACGGGTACGGCCTCGGAGAGCTCTGCTGGGCGGACGTCCAGACACCCGACGTGGCGGCTGCGAAGGCCTTCTACGCCGCCGTCTTCGGATGGCGCTACGAGGACTTTCCCACCCCCGATGGACGCAGCTACGCCAAGGCGTTCCTCGATGACGACCTCGTGGCTAGTGTGGCGCCCCAGCCGCACCAGGGCGGCGCAGCGCTGCCTGCGCACTGGAACGTCTACTTCGCCGCAGTCGATGCCCGGGCCGCCGCAGAGGAAGCCCAGCATGCCGGCGGCACTGTCCAGTTTGGGCCGGAGGATATCGGGGACACCGGAACCATGGTGTTCGTGGAACCGCCGGGCGGTGGTGCCACGGGCATCTGGCAGGCCGGAACACACCCGGGCAGCGGCCGGCACAATGAGCCCGGCGCGTTCGCTTGGGCCGAACTGCTCACGCCCGAGCCGCAGGCCGCCGTCGGATTTTTCCAGCAGCTGTTCGGGCACGAGGCGACCGAGTACCCGCAGGACGACGGCGGCACCTACACCACGCTGATGGTGAACGGCACCGAGGTGGCCGGCGTCGCCCCTGTCCCGGAAGAGGATGAAGACGACGCAGGTGGCGAGTCCGGCAGCCGCGGGTGGCAGGTGTACTTCGGCGTCTCCAGCGTCAAGGAAGCCGTGCTGGCCGCCGTGGCGGCCGGAGCCGAGGTACTGGTGGAGCCGGAATTCTCCGAGGACGGCGGCACCATCGCCACCCTGAAGGACCCGCAGGGCGGCGTGTTCAGCGTCCTGGAGGTCTAACCCAAGCGCCTTAAACGCCGAGTGCTCCGTAGATGCCCTTATGAACCTTCATAACGGCAGTTACGGAGCACTCGATGTGCTTAAGCTACGCGTAGGCGTTGACCAGCTGGACTGCGCCGCCGTCTACGCCCTTGGCCCCCTGCACGTAGTCCGGTCCGGTCTTCACCACGGCGTCGGAATCGGCGCTGACGGAGCCCATGATCCAGGACGGCAGGCCGCGCTCGTTCAGGCGGGCCACGGCGGCGTCTGCGGCCTCGGGGGAGACCACGGCCACCATGCCGACGCCGAGGTTCAGCGTGCGCTCCAGATCGGCCAGCGGCACGCGGCCCAGTTCGGAGACGAGCTTGAAGATGGCGGGCAGCTCCCAGGTGGAGCGGTCAACGGTGGCCACGAGGCCCTGCGGCAGGACGCGGGCCAGGTTGGCGGCGAGCCCGCCGCCGGTGACGTGGCTGAAGCCGTGCACGGCTTTGCCGGCGGTGACGGGGAATTCCCGCGCGAGGTCCAGGCAGTCGGCGGCGTAGACACGGGTGGGTTCCAGCAGTTCCTCGCCCAGCGTGCGGCCGAGTTCGGAAACCTGGCGGTCCAGGGCCCAGCCGGCGTGGTTGATGACGCGGCGGACCAGGGAGTAGCCGTTGGAGTGCAGGCCGGAGGAGGCCATGCCGATCACCACGTCGCCGGCACGGACGCGGTCGGGTCCGAGCAGCGCGTCGGCTTCCACAACGCCGGTGGCGGCACCGGCGACGTCGTATTCGTGTTCGCCCAGCAGGCCGGGGTGCTCGGCGGTTTCGCCGCCCACCAGCGCGGTGCCGGCCACGGAGCAGGCGGCAGCGATGCCGCGGACGATGTCCGCGATGCGCTCCGGAACCACCTTGCCGCAGGCGATGTAGTCGGTCATGTACAGCGGCTCGGCGCCCACCACCACGATGTCGTCCACCACCATGCCCACGAGGTCGTAGCCGATGGTGTCGTGGATGTCCATGGCCTGGGCGATGGCCACCTTGGTGCCCACGCCGTCCGTGGACGTGGCCAGCAGGGGCTTCTTGTAGGTCAGGAGCTTCGAGACGTCGTACAGGCCTGCGAAACCCCCGACGCCGCCAATCACCGACGCGTTGTGGGTCGCCTTGACGGCGTCCTTCATGAGCTCGACGGCGCGGTCGCCTGCCTCAACGTCCACACCGGCGGCCGCGTAGGTGATGCCGGTGTTGTTCTGGGCAGCATTCATGTCAGCAGTGGAGGAAGCGGAAGTCATAGGGACTCTTTCTTGTCAGCGCCAACGGTCGCAGCGTCGGGGTGGAGATCGGGCACGCGGTCGGCGTCGGTGAGCAGGTTCTCGAGCTCGGAATCCGGTCCCGGATCACAGCCAGTGGCCCCCGGCTTTTCGGCGGGGTCCTCGGTGACCGGGATGTTCTCCGGGTTGCCGGGGGTGGCGGCGGCCGGTTCGATGGCGGCTTCCGCCGCGGCCTCGGCCGGGGCACCGGCGGTTGCTGCTGTTGAACCGGCAGCCGCACTGGTGGTGCTGGCGGAGGTGGCAGGCAGGCCGCCCAGGTCCGTGCGCTCCAGCAGGTTCTTGCCGAGCTTGTCGGCGCCGGGCAGTTCGATGGGGTACTTGCCCGTGAAGCAGGCGGTGCAGAGCCGCTCGCGCGGCTGCTGGGTGGCACCGATCATGCCGTCTTCGGAGATATAGGCCAGGGAATCGGCGCCGATGGCCTGGGAGATCTCCTCGATGGTGGCACCGTTGGCGATCAGCTCCGCCCGGGAGGCGAAATCGATGCCGTAGAAGCAGGGCCACTGGACCGGCGGGGAGGAAATCTTGACGTGGACGGCGGCTGCACCGGCTTCCCGCAGCATCCGGACGATGGCTCGCTGGGTGTTGCCGCGGACGATCGAGTCATCCACCACCACCACGCGCTTGCCGCGGATCACGGATTCCAGGGCGTTGAGCTTCAGCCTGATCCCCAGCTGGCGCAGCGTCTGCGAGGGCTGGATGAACGTGCGGCCCACGTAGGAGTTCTTGACGAAGCCGTGCGCAAACGGGATGCCGGATTCCTCGGCGTAGCCCACGGCCGCGGGGGTGCCGGATTCGGGGACCGGGATGACGATGTCGGCCTCGTGCGTGTTCTCGCGCGCAAGCTGGCGGCCCATCTCCACACGGGATTCGTAGACGGAGCGTCCGCCAATGGCGGCGTCGGGGCGGGCGAGGTAGACGTATTCGAAAACGCAACCCGCCGGCGTCGGATCCGCGAAGCGGCGGGACCGCACGCCCTGTTCGTCGATGGCGATGAACTCGCCGGGTTCGATCTCCCGGATGAAGCTGGCGCCGACGGTGGCGAGGGCGGACTGCTCGGACGCCACCACCCAGCCGCGCTCCAGCCGGCCCAGGCAGAGCGGGCGGATGCCGAAGGTGTCGCGGGCCGCGTACAGCGTGCCTTCATCCATGAAGACGAAGCAGAAGCCGCCGCGGATCTTGGGCAGCAGTTCGAGGGCGGTCTCCTCGAGGGTCTTGCCCTCTTCGCCTTCCAGCAGCGCCGTCACCAGCGCGGTGTCGGAGGTGTTGCCCTGCTTCATTTCGCCGCTGAGCTGGCCGCCGTTGCGCTCGTGGATCATGGCGTTGAGTTCGGCGGTGTTGGTGAGGTTGCCGTTGTGCGCCAGGGCCACCGTGCCGGTGGCGGTCGCGCCGAGCGTGGGCTGCGCGTTGGCCCAGTGGCTCGCGCCGGTGGTGGAGTAGCGGCAATGGCCGACGGCCAGGTGCCCGGTCAGGGTGTTGAGCGTGGTCTCGTCGAAGACTTGGGATACGAGGCCCATGTCCTTGTAGACGTTGATCCGCTTGCCGTCGCTGGTGGCTATACCAGCCGACTCCTGACCGCGGTGCTGTAGTGCATACAGCCCGTAGTAGGTAAGTTTTGCTACTTCTTCACCTGGTGCCCAGACCCCGAAGACGCCGCAAGCGTCCTGTGGGCCCTTTTCGCCAGGGAGAAGATCATGAGAAAGTTTTCCATCGCCGCGTGCCACTGGTCGATTATCTCACGTCATGGGGTAAGGAATTTCCGGCGGCCGGATTATGACCGCAGGCCGGGGCTCCCGCCGTCGTCGTCTCCGGTCTCCCCGGTGGCGTCCGGAACGGCTTCGACGACGCCGCGGCGGGAGCGGCGGACGCTGGCCCGGTCCAGCACCAAGGCGGTAATTGCGCCGAGAATCACACCGGCCGCCGCGCACGGCACCATGAAGAAGCCGTACACGGTGCCGCGGTCGTAACTGACATCGCCGGGCAGGGCGAAGGCGATGACCGCCGCCGCGGCGAAGCCCAGCAGCCCGCCCACGATCAGGAAGGGAACATACTTGGGGGCACGCCTGACGGTGATTTCGCGCCGTTCAGGAAGTTCGTGCCGTTCAGGGGTGGGCTGGTCGGAAGACATGCCATCTAGCCTACTGTCATCCCGGCCGCCGGGCCTGCCGGGGGTTCAGGCCTGCACCAGCCGCTGCCGCTGCTCGCCCAGGAGGTCCCCGCCGGACAGCCGCATGACGTCCCCGGCTTCCAGGTACGGGAAGCGCCCGGACAGGGCTACGCCCTCCGGAGTTCCGGTGGTGATCAGGTCGCCGGGTTCGAGCACCATGTACTGCGAGAGCCGGCGGACCAGTTCCGCGGGGCCGAACACCATGTCCGCCGTCGAGCTGTCCTGCCGGACCTCGTCATTGACCCAGGACGCAAGCCGGATGTCGTCTTCGTCGACGGCCGCCGCCGGTACCAGCCACGGACCCACCGGGTTGAAGGTGGGGCAGGACTTGCCGAGCGACCATTGCGGGCCGGAGTGCTCCAGCTGGTACTCGCGCTCGGAGACATCGTTGGACAGAACGTAGCCGGCAATGCACCTGGCTGCCTCGGCATCGGATGACAGGTAGCTGGCCCGCCGGCCGATCACCACGCCCAGCTCCACCTCCCAGTCCACGCGCTGCGCCCCGGGCGGGATGACGACGTCGTCGTCCGGGCCCACCACGGTGTTGGGGTGCTTGAAGAAGATAATGGGTCGCTCCGGCACGGGAAGGCCGGATTCGGCGGCGTGCGCGGCGTAGTTCAGCCCCACGCCGATCACGGCGCCGGGCCTGGCGATCGGCGCTCCGATCCGCTTGCCGTCGACCGTTACCCGGGGCAGGCCCGTCAGGTCCAGGTCGGGCAGTTGGCCGGCCCAGGTCTCCAGGAAGTTCCCGTCAATGTCCTGGGTGACCGGCCGCAGGTCGTAAGCCTGGCCGTCGTCGTCGATGACCACCGGAACTTCATTGCCCGCCGGGCCAATGCGCATCAGCCGCATGCTGTCTCCTTTCAGCTGCCGCGGTAGGTGGAGTAGGCGAACGGGCTCAGCAGCAGCGGCACGTGGTAGTGCTCGGTGCCGGTGACCTCGAAGACCAGGTCCACCTCCGGGAAGAACGTTGTGCCGCCCTGCTGGGCGTAGTAATCGCCCGTGGCGAAGTTGAGCCGGTAGTTTCCGGGGGCCAGGACCTCCGGACCCAGGTCCTTCGCGCGGCCGTCTGCATCGGTGATGCCGCTTGCCAGCTCTGTCCACTTGTCGCCGTCGTTCGCGTAAAGCACGACGGCGACACCCGCCGCCGGGCGTCCGGCGCCAGTATCCAGGACGTGGGTTGTCACGTGGGAAACGCTCATTCGCTGATCACTCCTTCCAGACGCAGCAGGGCGATTTCCCGCAGCTGCTGTGCAACGATGGCGTCTTCCTGCGCCGGGGTGTTGGCCAGGCGCTCGTTGAGCGCTGCCAGGATTTCGGGGGCGGTGCGGCCTGCGGCGCGGATCAGGAAGACCCGGCCGAACTTTTCCTCGTACGCGCGGTTGCCGCGTGCGAGGGCGTCGGCCACCTCGGTGTCAGCGGGGTCCACGCCGGCCTGTTCGGACCTGGACATGGCCGCCTCGGTGGTCTGGGCCTTGGGGCGTTCGCCGATCCGGGGATGGTGTGCCATGGCGCCCTCCACCTCTTCGGGGGTGAACGGTGCGGCGGCGGCGCGGGCTCCGTCAAGGAGCTCCTGGCGCGAGGCGAACGGGCGCGCTGCGGCGACCTGGTCCACCCAGCGCGGGACGTCGATGCAGGGGCGCAGGACCGCGCTGGCGGCATCCCTGTCCGCGGCATTGAATTCGGCAAGCTTCACGTTGTGATCCTCAAGCAGATGCTGGCATCCATGGTGACGGCTATGCGGAGGTCCGGGTCCTCTCCCGGTGCTCACGGTCCCCTTTCATCGCAGACCATGAGTTCCGCATCATGGAACTGTTATTTCAGCATACGTAATAGTGAAGCCGAGCATGCGCGCCGGTGTCAAGAGACTACAGCAGGGGGCCGAGCGTGGCGGATATCGCAATGCAACCGTGTATATAGGCGCTTCCTCACCTTTCGCCGGGTCTTTCCCCGACCCTCCATCACTTGCTGCCGAATACTTCCGCACGCTCTCTCAGTTGTCGTGTCCTTTTGACCGACGCTCTTTCACCCGGTGAGAGAGGGTCTGCGTTTTTCCTGCGCGTAGTGAGAGAGCGTCGCTGGCTGGGGGGGGGGCGGGCTCGGGGGCGGGGCGGGAGGGGGGAGGGGGCCCTCGATGGCCCAAGAATTGCCAAAGCTGTGAGAACTAGCCTGTCCACGCCGTGGCTATCCACCGCGGCACCGTACTGGCCGGAAGATAATCGGATATGCAGATCCTGGTGGTTGAAGACGACGAATCGGTGGCGGCCGGAGTGCTGGAGGGCCTGACGAGGGCCGGGTTCCAGGCTCGGCACGTTGCCCACGGGGCCGGGGCGCTCGCCGAGGTCCGCTCCGCCAGTCCCGATTTCGTGCTGCTGGACCTCGGCCTGCCGGACATGGATGGCACGGACGTCTGCCGGTCCATCCGCTCATTGACCAGGACGCCAATCATCGTCGTCAGTGCCCGCGACGAGGAAATCGACCGGGTGCTGGCCCTGGAGCTGGGGGCGGACGACTACCTGGTGAAGCCGTTCGGAATGCGCGAGCTCATCGCACGGATCCGGGCCGTGGCCCGCCGCACGGCCGATCCGCAAAGCGATGCCACTCCGCCCGCCGACGGCACCCGCACCATCGGCAGCCTGAGCATCAACCAGCGCTCGCGCCGGGTCCTGGTGGCCGGCAACGAAATCCACCTCACCGCCAAGGAGTTCGAGCTCCTGTACTACCTGGCGGAGGACCCGGGCGCCGTCTGCCAGCGCACCGACATCCTGCGCGCGGTGTGGGACGGCACCTGGTACGGAACCACCGAGACCCTGGATGCGCACGTGGCCGCGATCCGGAAAAAGCTCGGCGACCCCCGCTGGATCGAGGCGGTGCGCGGCGTAGGGTTCAGGCTGGACGTGCCCGGATGAGGTGGCGGCTGATTTCCGCGTTCATGGCCATCACGCTGCTGGTGGTGCTGGTGCAGGACATTCCGCTGGGCAGCTACCTGGTCCGGGTGGAACGCGACCGGCTGGCCACCTCCCTGGAACGCGACGCCTTCCTGCTCAGCGGGCGGGCACAGCAGCTGCTCGAAACGGGCGGCACTGCCGCCGGGACGGTGGCCGTCGCCGTCCGTGATTACGGCCGCGCCAGCGGCGCCCGCGTCGTCGTCGTGGACCGCTCAGGTACCGCAGTGGCAACGTCCGACGACGACCAGTCATCTACCGGTTCCTCTTACCTTTCGCGCCCCGAAATTTCCGCCGCGCTCGCCGGCCGGATCACCTCCGGACAGCGGCACTCGGACACGCTGGGGTTTGACCTGGTGTACGTCACGGTTCCCGTCCTCAGCGGAGAGAACATCACCGGCGCCGTCCGCCTGACCTATCCGGCGTCCGTGGTGGAGGACCGCGTGACCGGGCAGCTGAGGGTGATGTGGGCCGTTGCGGGCACCACCGTGCTGCTCGCCGGACTGCTGGCCTACCTGATGGCCGGTGCCGTGACCAGGCGCATCAAGCGGTTGCAGAAGGCCACGGAACTGCTGGCGGAAGGCAACCTCGCCACCCGCACCGAGGAGGAGCAGGGGCCGCCCGAGCTGCGCACCCTGGCCCGGTCCTTCAACCAGATGGCGGACCGGCTGGAGCACGTGCTGCAGCAGCAGCGGGGCTTTGCCAGCGACGCCTCCCACCAGCTGCGCACGCCGCTGACAGGACTCCGGCTGCGGCTGGAGAACGCCGTGGACGCGGTCGGCAACGATCCCGACGGCGCAC is from Arthrobacter sp. QXT-31 and encodes:
- a CDS encoding sensor histidine kinase; amino-acid sequence: MRWRLISAFMAITLLVVLVQDIPLGSYLVRVERDRLATSLERDAFLLSGRAQQLLETGGTAAGTVAVAVRDYGRASGARVVVVDRSGTAVATSDDDQSSTGSSYLSRPEISAALAGRITSGQRHSDTLGFDLVYVTVPVLSGENITGAVRLTYPASVVEDRVTGQLRVMWAVAGTTVLLAGLLAYLMAGAVTRRIKRLQKATELLAEGNLATRTEEEQGPPELRTLARSFNQMADRLEHVLQQQRGFASDASHQLRTPLTGLRLRLENAVDAVGNDPDGARVMVADSLEETYRLQRIIDGLLLLSRADGRNVEREEVDLSGIARTRVEQWEALAEESGVRTVLDAVPGARVMAMPGAAEQIIDNLIDNALAVAPPDSEIRLLIRPDGTSTGYALHVLDDGPGLSEEDRQKAFNRFWRGQSTSEGSGLGLAIVQQLAEASGASASLEARPGARGLDARVLFKAASRP